Proteins encoded in a region of the Sphingomonas japonica genome:
- the rnhA gene encoding ribonuclease HI encodes MSELPHVEIATDGACKGNPGRGGWGALIRYGTTEKEMSGGEAHTTNNRMELMAAIEGLNALTRPCRVTLSTDSRYVMDGLTKWIHGWQKNGWKTADRKPVKNAELWQALLAAAKPHRVEWKWVKGHAGHPDNERADRLASDAALAQR; translated from the coding sequence GCCACCGACGGCGCGTGCAAGGGCAACCCCGGGCGCGGCGGCTGGGGAGCACTCATTCGTTATGGCACGACCGAAAAGGAGATGTCGGGCGGCGAGGCGCACACCACCAACAACCGCATGGAGTTGATGGCGGCGATCGAGGGGCTGAACGCGCTTACCCGCCCCTGCCGCGTCACGCTCTCGACCGACAGCCGCTATGTGATGGACGGCCTGACCAAATGGATCCACGGCTGGCAGAAGAACGGTTGGAAGACCGCCGACCGCAAGCCGGTCAAGAATGCCGAGCTGTGGCAGGCGTTGCTGGCGGCCGCGAAACCGCACCGGGTCGAATGGAAATGGGTCAAGGGCCATGCCGGCCACCCCGACAACGAGCGCGCCGACCGGCTGGCAAGCGACGCAGCGCTGGCGCAGCGCTGA
- the mgrA gene encoding L-glyceraldehyde 3-phosphate reductase produces MPYALPYTADPARYDGRMPYRRTGRSGLVLPAISLGLWQNFGGADVFETGRAILRRAFDRGVTHFDLANNYGPPYGSAEENFGRVLAKDFAGHRDELVISTKAGWDMWPGPYGDVGGSRKYLIASCDQSLKRMGVDYVDIFYSHRVDPDTPLEETMGALAQLHAQGKALYVGISSHSPELTRKAQAILAEHKVPLLIHQPSYSMLNRWIEDELLGTLGDLGVGCIAFSPLAQGMLTSKYLGGVPGDSRLKRGVSMSDDMLSDANIERLRALNAIAEARGQTLAQMAIAWVLRDPRVTSALVGARTVEQLDDSLDAVKRLDFTDAELAEIDRFATEGGVDKWKVSSELT; encoded by the coding sequence ATGCCCTACGCACTGCCTTACACCGCCGATCCCGCCCGCTACGACGGTCGCATGCCGTACCGCCGCACCGGACGGTCGGGGCTGGTGCTGCCGGCGATCTCGCTGGGACTATGGCAGAATTTCGGCGGCGCCGACGTGTTCGAGACGGGGCGCGCGATCCTGCGCCGCGCGTTCGATCGGGGCGTCACCCATTTCGACCTCGCCAACAATTATGGCCCGCCCTACGGCTCGGCGGAAGAGAATTTCGGGCGCGTCCTTGCCAAGGACTTTGCCGGCCACCGCGACGAGCTGGTGATCTCGACCAAGGCCGGGTGGGACATGTGGCCGGGGCCGTACGGCGATGTCGGCGGCTCGAGGAAATACCTGATCGCCAGCTGCGACCAGAGCCTCAAGCGGATGGGGGTCGATTATGTCGACATCTTCTATTCGCATCGCGTCGATCCCGACACGCCGCTGGAAGAGACGATGGGCGCGCTTGCGCAGCTGCACGCGCAGGGCAAGGCGCTGTATGTCGGCATCTCGTCGCACTCGCCCGAACTCACCCGCAAGGCTCAGGCGATCCTGGCCGAGCACAAGGTGCCGCTGCTGATCCATCAGCCGAGCTATTCGATGCTCAACCGCTGGATTGAGGACGAACTGCTGGGCACGCTGGGCGACCTCGGCGTCGGCTGCATTGCGTTCTCGCCGCTGGCGCAGGGAATGCTGACCTCGAAGTATCTGGGCGGCGTGCCCGGCGATTCGCGGTTGAAGCGCGGCGTGTCGATGAGCGACGACATGCTCAGCGACGCCAATATCGAGCGGCTGCGCGCGCTGAACGCTATCGCCGAAGCGCGCGGGCAGACGCTGGCACAGATGGCGATCGCGTGGGTGCTGCGCGACCCCCGGGTCACGTCGGCGCTGGTGGGTGCGCGGACGGTCGAGCAGCTCGACGATTCGCTCGACGCGGTGAAGCGGCTCGACTTCACCGACGCGGAACTGGCCGAGATCGACCGCTTCGCGACCGAGGGCGGGGTCGACAAGTGGAAGGTGTCGAGCGAGCTGACCTGA
- the glmS gene encoding glutamine--fructose-6-phosphate transaminase (isomerizing), whose translation MCGIVGIVGKGDVVDQLVDGLKRLEYRGYDSAGVCTIHDAALERRRAEGKLANLVRELRDEPLPGRIGIAHTRWATHGAPNTVNAHPHATREVALVHNGIIENFKPLREELVARGRHFDSQTDSEVVAHLISEKVEAGMAPADAVAEILPRLHGAFALAILFRQHPDLLIGARLGSPLVVGYGEGETYLGSDALALAPLTQRIAYLEEGDWVVITREGAQVFDKDNQPAHRPITISGVTGALIDKGNHRHFMLKEIYEQPVVVAQTLRSYLRPLEEKVALPDMEFDLSSVERVTIVACGTAYYVGMIGKYWIERFARLPVEVDFASEFRYRDPVLLANTLGVVVSQSGETADTLAALRHMKASGVTTAGIINVPTSSMAREVDLLMPTHAGPEIGVASTKAFTCQLAVMAALAVNLARAKGRLDPDEERDIVRHLTEVPAAINAALAHDAEIEAMAGTIASARDVLYLGRGPDYPLALEGALKLKEISYIHAEGYASGEMKHGPIALIDEHVPLIVIAPSGPLFDKTVSNMHEAQARGAQVVLISDAQGLAAAGDDAVATIEMPAVHPLIAPIVYAVPVQLLAYHVAVAKGTDVDQPRNLAKSVTVE comes from the coding sequence ATGTGTGGAATCGTCGGAATCGTCGGCAAGGGCGATGTGGTCGATCAACTGGTCGACGGGCTAAAGCGCCTCGAATATCGCGGCTATGATTCGGCGGGCGTCTGCACCATCCACGACGCCGCGCTCGAACGGCGGCGCGCGGAGGGCAAGCTTGCCAATCTGGTGCGCGAACTGCGCGATGAACCGCTGCCCGGGCGGATCGGCATTGCCCATACCCGCTGGGCCACGCACGGCGCGCCCAACACCGTGAACGCGCATCCGCACGCCACGCGCGAAGTCGCGCTGGTCCACAATGGCATCATCGAGAATTTTAAGCCGCTGCGCGAGGAACTGGTGGCGCGCGGCCGCCATTTCGACAGCCAGACCGACAGCGAGGTCGTCGCGCATCTGATCTCCGAAAAGGTGGAAGCGGGGATGGCCCCGGCCGACGCGGTTGCTGAAATCCTGCCGCGTCTGCACGGCGCGTTCGCGCTGGCGATCCTATTCCGCCAGCATCCCGACCTCCTCATCGGCGCGCGATTGGGTTCGCCGCTGGTGGTCGGCTATGGCGAGGGCGAAACCTATCTGGGGTCCGACGCGCTGGCGCTCGCGCCACTGACGCAGCGCATCGCCTATCTCGAGGAAGGCGACTGGGTGGTCATCACCCGCGAGGGCGCGCAGGTCTTCGACAAGGACAACCAGCCGGCCCACCGCCCAATCACGATCAGCGGCGTCACCGGCGCGCTGATCGACAAGGGCAATCATCGCCACTTCATGCTCAAGGAGATCTACGAGCAGCCGGTAGTGGTGGCGCAGACGCTGCGGTCGTACCTGCGTCCGCTTGAGGAAAAGGTGGCGCTGCCCGACATGGAGTTCGACCTGTCATCGGTCGAGCGGGTCACGATCGTCGCCTGCGGCACCGCCTATTATGTCGGAATGATCGGCAAATACTGGATCGAGCGCTTTGCCCGCTTGCCCGTCGAAGTCGATTTCGCGTCGGAGTTCCGCTATCGCGATCCGGTGCTGCTGGCGAACACGCTCGGCGTCGTTGTCAGCCAGTCGGGCGAGACCGCCGACACGCTTGCGGCGCTGCGCCACATGAAGGCCAGCGGGGTGACGACCGCCGGGATCATCAACGTTCCGACCAGTTCGATGGCGCGCGAGGTCGACTTGCTGATGCCGACCCATGCCGGGCCGGAGATCGGCGTCGCCTCGACCAAGGCGTTCACTTGCCAGCTGGCGGTGATGGCGGCGCTCGCGGTGAATCTGGCGCGCGCCAAGGGCAGGCTCGATCCCGACGAGGAGCGAGATATCGTACGCCACCTCACCGAAGTGCCCGCCGCGATCAACGCCGCGCTGGCGCACGACGCCGAGATCGAGGCGATGGCCGGAACGATCGCGAGCGCGCGCGACGTCCTCTATCTGGGGCGCGGGCCGGACTATCCGCTGGCGCTGGAAGGTGCGCTCAAGCTCAAGGAAATCAGCTACATCCATGCCGAGGGCTATGCCTCGGGCGAGATGAAGCACGGCCCGATAGCGCTGATCGACGAGCATGTCCCCCTGATCGTGATCGCTCCGTCGGGGCCGCTGTTCGACAAGACCGTGTCGAATATGCACGAAGCGCAGGCGCGCGGTGCCCAGGTCGTGCTGATCTCCGACGCACAAGGGCTGGCGGCGGCGGGCGACGATGCCGTCGCGACGATCGAGATGCCTGCCGTGCACCCTTTGATCGCGCCGATCGTCTATGCGGTGCCTGTGCAGCTGCTGGCCTATCACGTGGCGGTGGCAAAAGGGACCGACGTCGATCAGCCGCGCAATCTGGCGAAATCCGTCACGGTCGAATAA
- the glmU gene encoding bifunctional UDP-N-acetylglucosamine diphosphorylase/glucosamine-1-phosphate N-acetyltransferase GlmU gives MTTPIAAIVLAAGKGTRMKSDLHKVLHPIAGKPMLLHLLDSLTQAGATRQVVVVGAERAQVERAVEGRADIAVQAEQLGTAHAARMANAALADFDGIVLVCFGDTPFLSAATIARLVARLGAPDAPRVAVLGFIPDDAKAYGRIVLDGGDRIARMVEYKDADAAERAVRLCNSGVTAVRAADLWPLLDRVGNANAAGEYYLPDIVMLALADGDGAVVVETDPDEVIGINSRADLAYAEGRWQTARRARAMDEGASLIAPETVWFAHDTRIGRDVTIEPDVWFGAGVTVGDGATIRAFSHIEGAAIGDGAEVGPYARLRPGAVLGAKAKVGNFVEVKKAVLGAGAKVNHLSYIGDADVGAAANIGAGTITCNYDGFFKYRTSIGAGAFVGSNSALVAPVAIGAGAIVGAGSVVVRDVEADALVVARGTQQARPGWAARFRTSMTARKGAK, from the coding sequence ATGACCACGCCGATCGCCGCGATCGTCCTTGCCGCGGGCAAGGGAACGCGGATGAAGTCCGACCTGCACAAGGTGCTCCACCCGATCGCGGGCAAGCCGATGCTGCTGCACCTGCTCGACAGCCTCACCCAGGCCGGAGCGACGCGCCAGGTGGTGGTGGTCGGCGCCGAACGCGCGCAGGTCGAACGCGCGGTCGAGGGGCGTGCCGACATCGCCGTCCAGGCCGAGCAACTCGGCACGGCGCACGCCGCGCGGATGGCGAACGCGGCGCTTGCCGACTTCGATGGGATCGTGCTGGTCTGCTTTGGCGACACGCCGTTTCTGTCGGCCGCGACCATAGCGCGGCTGGTCGCCCGGCTGGGCGCGCCCGATGCGCCCAGGGTGGCGGTGCTCGGCTTCATTCCGGACGATGCCAAGGCCTATGGCCGAATCGTCCTCGACGGCGGCGACCGCATCGCACGCATGGTCGAATACAAGGACGCCGATGCCGCCGAGCGCGCGGTGCGGCTGTGCAATTCGGGCGTGACCGCGGTACGCGCCGCCGACCTGTGGCCGTTGCTCGACCGGGTCGGCAACGCCAATGCCGCGGGCGAATATTATCTGCCCGACATCGTCATGCTGGCGCTGGCCGACGGCGACGGCGCGGTGGTGGTCGAGACCGACCCCGACGAAGTGATTGGCATCAACAGCCGCGCCGACCTCGCCTATGCCGAGGGCCGCTGGCAGACGGCGAGGCGCGCGCGCGCGATGGACGAGGGCGCTTCATTGATCGCGCCGGAGACGGTCTGGTTCGCGCACGACACCCGGATCGGGCGCGACGTGACGATCGAGCCCGATGTGTGGTTCGGTGCCGGCGTCACGGTCGGCGACGGCGCGACGATCCGCGCATTCAGCCATATCGAGGGCGCGGCGATCGGCGACGGTGCGGAGGTCGGCCCCTATGCCCGGCTGCGCCCAGGCGCGGTGCTGGGTGCGAAGGCGAAGGTCGGCAATTTCGTCGAGGTGAAGAAGGCCGTGCTCGGCGCAGGGGCAAAGGTCAACCATCTGAGCTATATCGGCGATGCCGATGTCGGCGCGGCGGCGAATATCGGCGCCGGGACGATCACCTGCAATTATGACGGCTTCTTCAAATACCGGACGTCGATCGGCGCGGGTGCGTTCGTCGGGTCGAACAGCGCGCTGGTCGCCCCGGTGGCGATCGGTGCGGGCGCGATCGTCGGCGCCGGATCGGTGGTGGTGCGCGACGTCGAGGCCGATGCCCTGGTCGTGGCGCGTGGCACGCAGCAGGCGCGTCCGGGCTGGGCGGCGCGGTTCCGGACGAGCATGACGGCCAGAAAGGGCGCGAAATAG